The following coding sequences are from one Chitinivibrionales bacterium window:
- a CDS encoding FtsX-like permease family protein, with translation MKPIVVKNQVRLGPVRCFRHSIGGMYFRLRRSAISILILALAVAFLSYILNYGLISRDTDYYAYSKLKDSRMLSEWISRLSSPDSDEEILSHVVAQNADRMAEYKTWGMFSSDEMALFKKQAGTIHRFVEYFNSIPRTARAILIADQSPHNLGEKLKNPDDLETFLGKVSEMKLKPPLKSRENLVHCITEIYPSFYSFTRRIRKGQSQKIAALKQHFNGRRLHDIFITADSSLVGLLRSQGYRIDNAKFEILKEQAFDNIQLQRLGVIIDRKDVKPVVARKMGIERQKVNVQTFMHWLGEGNHAAWMQDFLSEEMTGFSLSRRRLEELSGTYRRNESLQAALGKTLPVKRSGLFSFHNETLWLIVVSFLVCIVGITNTMLMSVTERFKEIATMKCLGAMDDFVMLQFVFEALFQGIVGSFIGVLIGLALAVMRSIIEYGGLIFEAFPVGDVFYSDLLSFLAGIIIASIAATWPSVVASRLAPMEAMRVE, from the coding sequence TTGAAACCGATTGTCGTTAAAAACCAGGTCCGCCTGGGTCCGGTACGATGTTTTCGGCACAGTATCGGCGGTATGTATTTCCGGCTGCGCCGGTCGGCGATCAGTATTCTGATTCTGGCCCTGGCTGTGGCTTTTCTCTCCTATATACTCAATTACGGTCTCATTTCCCGGGACACCGATTATTATGCCTACAGTAAATTAAAGGACAGTCGCATGCTCAGTGAATGGATTTCCCGGCTGTCATCGCCCGATTCCGACGAAGAAATCCTGTCTCATGTTGTGGCACAGAATGCCGATCGAATGGCCGAGTATAAGACATGGGGCATGTTTTCCAGTGATGAAATGGCTTTGTTTAAAAAACAGGCCGGAACAATCCACCGGTTCGTTGAATATTTTAATTCCATTCCCCGTACCGCGCGTGCGATCCTTATTGCCGATCAGTCTCCCCATAATTTAGGTGAGAAGCTGAAAAATCCGGATGATTTAGAAACCTTTCTGGGCAAAGTTTCAGAGATGAAGCTGAAACCACCCCTGAAATCCCGCGAAAACCTTGTGCACTGTATTACCGAAATATATCCATCCTTTTATTCCTTTACCCGGCGAATTCGCAAGGGGCAATCACAAAAAATTGCGGCACTTAAACAACATTTTAACGGCCGGCGGCTGCATGATATTTTTATCACTGCCGACAGCAGCCTGGTGGGACTTCTCCGCTCTCAGGGCTACCGTATCGATAATGCAAAATTCGAGATTCTCAAGGAGCAAGCATTCGACAATATACAATTGCAGCGGCTCGGGGTAATTATCGACAGAAAGGATGTAAAGCCTGTCGTTGCCCGGAAAATGGGAATTGAGCGTCAGAAAGTAAATGTCCAGACTTTCATGCACTGGCTGGGTGAAGGAAACCATGCCGCATGGATGCAGGATTTTTTATCGGAGGAGATGACCGGGTTTTCATTATCCCGCCGTCGGTTGGAGGAGTTGTCCGGCACATACCGCCGGAACGAATCACTGCAGGCGGCACTGGGTAAGACACTGCCGGTTAAGCGTTCGGGGTTGTTCTCTTTCCACAATGAGACATTGTGGCTTATCGTGGTCTCCTTTCTGGTATGCATTGTGGGCATTACCAATACCATGCTCATGTCGGTAACCGAACGTTTCAAAGAGATTGCAACAATGAAATGTCTGGGTGCTATGGATGATTTCGTTATGCTGCAATTTGTATTCGAGGCACTTTTTCAGGGTATTGTTGGAAGTTTTATCGGTGTATTGATTGGTCTTGCCCTTGCCGTTATGCGGAGTATTATCGAATATGGCGGATTGATTTTTGAAGCCTTTCCGGTGGGTGATGTTTTTTACAGTGATCTACTCTCCTTTCTGGCGGGGATAATCATCGCTTCGATTGCAGCAACCTGGCCGTCGGTGGTTGCTTCACGGCTTGCTCCAATGGAAGCCATGCGGGTGGAATGA
- a CDS encoding PqqD family peptide modification chaperone, whose protein sequence is MEGVEKLESSTQTMINPDIPVSLPAILSAVPTRNSAVEENDRGQTVVLQVPLKKTKWYTHPPVSWVLPFSKYRRVALDELGKEVWDACDGVQTMERIIEMFAERHFLSFHEARLSVMEFVRQLMRRGMLVLVRYAVQGG, encoded by the coding sequence GAATCATCGACACAAACAATGATTAATCCGGATATTCCTGTTTCGCTTCCTGCAATTCTCAGCGCTGTTCCTACCCGTAACAGTGCGGTTGAGGAAAATGATAGAGGGCAAACGGTGGTATTACAGGTGCCGTTAAAAAAGACCAAGTGGTATACCCATCCACCTGTATCATGGGTACTGCCCTTTTCAAAGTATCGAAGGGTTGCACTTGATGAACTTGGTAAAGAGGTATGGGATGCCTGTGATGGTGTACAAACCATGGAACGGATTATCGAAATGTTTGCCGAGCGGCATTTTCTTTCCTTTCACGAGGCCCGGTTGAGCGTTATGGAATTTGTCCGCCAATTGATGCGGCGGGGGATGCTCGTGCTTGTCAGGTATGCAGTGCAGGGGGGATAG